In Helianthus annuus cultivar XRQ/B chromosome 3, HanXRQr2.0-SUNRISE, whole genome shotgun sequence, a single window of DNA contains:
- the LOC110927501 gene encoding uncharacterized protein LOC110927501, with the protein MNNTLGCLRQVNCPLGNTSDDTRTRVKHCTRMTRGTQTPQAHPLNLSGVVALVFILLTRDNNREDFGIYSTLGMACFCPHAASNFIAVIESLVLVEQTHQVIDHYLRKVFANWSL; encoded by the exons ATGAATAACACTTTAGGATGCTTGCGTCAAGTTAATTGTCCATTAGGCAACACTTCCGATGATACGAGAACAAGG GTTAAGCACTGCACACGTATGACACGAGGAACTCAGACGCCTCAGGCCCACCCTCTCAACCTGAGTGGTGTTGTGGCTTTGGTTTTCATCCTGTTGACCAG GGACAACAATAGAGAAGATTTTGGGATCTACTCCACATTGGGCATGGCATGTTTTTGTCCACATGCAGCTTCTAACTTCATTGCTGTCATAGAATCATTAGTATTGGTGGAACAGACCCATCAGGTCATTGATCATTATTTAAGAAAG GTATTCGCAAACTGGAGTTTGTAG